One part of the Malus sylvestris chromosome 2, drMalSylv7.2, whole genome shotgun sequence genome encodes these proteins:
- the LOC126612227 gene encoding rust resistance kinase Lr10-like isoform X7, whose translation MQKLIISYFCILLLVFFKLIGASHACLESKCSDDQGAAIHFPLHISRKHHCGNPGLECNVRYEQQILVKLFVKHIDYKRQEIQVYPPSNCLLLKPVEVTNIDYKRQEILVSSPSNLSYSFIRNLTLFSCPTSVARDTYAYQVHCLGDPGSIIYALDSTYQLENLFENLQSCSKMYDVLSGNWDGNGSVLQFKWSKPNCTECEAEGKMCRWKNNGTNSEIECQRVRKPTYRVYSTDRKEKESRLRIEKFLADYKALKPSRYSYADIKRITNQFKDKLGEGAYGTVFKGMLSSEFFIAVKVLNSSKGDGEEFVNEVRTMGHIHHVNVARLVGFCADGFVRALIYEFFPNGSLQDFISSADSKNSFLGWDKLHDIALGIAKGIEYLHQGCDLRILHFDIKPHNVLLDQNFSPKISDFGLAKLCSKDQSLVSMTTARGTMGYIAPEVFSRNFGNVSYKADVYSFGMLLLEMVGGRKNIGSTTDNTTNEIYYPQWIYNLLEEGDDLRIHIGQEEDRKIPKKLSIIGLWCIQWHPSDRPSMKTVVQMLEGGGESLTIPPNPFMPTGPTTRNARRLELEVIAELD comes from the exons ATGCAGAAATTGATCATCTCTTACTTTTGCATATTGTTACTGGTTTTCTTCAAACTAATTGGAGCAAGCCATGCGTGCCTGGAATCCAAGTGTAGCGATGATCAAGGCGCAGCTATCCATTTCCCATTGCACATAAGCCGCAAACATCATTGTGGAAATCCTGGGCTTGAATGCAATGTAAGATATGAGCAGCAAATACTAGTAAAATTATTTGTCAAACACATAGATTACAAGCGTCAGGAAATCCAAGTGTATCCCCCAAGTAACTGCCTGCTGCTAAAGCCTGTCGAAGTCACAAACATAGATTACAAGCGCCAGGAAATCCTAGTGTCTTCCCCAAGTAACTTGTCATATTCTTTCATCAGAAACTTAACCTTATTCAGTTGTCCTACTTCTGTTGCAAGAGATACATATGCGTATCAAGTCCACTGCCTCGGTGACCCTGGCAGCATAATTTATGCCCTTGATTCTACATATCAATTAGAAAATCTCTTCGAGAATCTACAATCTTGTTCAAAGATGTATGATGTTTTATCTGGCAATTGGGACGGTAATGGTTCTGTTCTTCAATTCAAATGGTCAAAACCAAATTGTACAGAATGTGAAGCAGAGGGAAAGATGTGTAGATGGAAGAACAATGGCACCAACAGTGAAATTGAATGTCAACGCGTGAGGAAACCAA CATATCGGGTATATAGCACTGATAGGAAGGAAAAAGAGAGTCGATTGAGAATTGAAAAATTCTTGGCGGATTATAAAGCACTCAAACCAAGCAGGTATTCGTACGCAGATATTAAGAGGATTACAAATCAATTCAAGGACAAGTTGGGCGAAGGAGCCTATGGAACTGTCTTCAAAGGAATGCTCTCTTCTGAATTTTTTATTGCTGTCAAAGTCCTCAACAGTTCAAAGGGAGATGGGGAAGAGTTCGTAAATGAAGTGCGAACGATGGGTCATATCCACCATGTCAACGTGGCTCGCTTGGTTGGATTTTGTGCTGATGGATTTGTACGAGCTCTTATTTACGAGTTCTTCCCCAATGGTTCCCTGCAGGATTTCATTTCATCTGCAGATAGTAAGAATTCATTTCTTGGTTGGGATAAGCTGCATGATATTGCCCTAGGCATAGCCAAAGGAATTGaatatcttcaccaaggatgcGATCTACGAATCCTGCATTTCGATATCAAGCCCCATAATGTGTTGCTAGACCAAAACTTCAGTCCAAAAATTTCTGATTTTGGTTTGGCCAAGTTATGTTCCAAGGATCAAAGCTTGGTGTCCATGACTACAGCTAGGGGGACCATGGGCTATATTGCACCTGAAGTGTTCTCCAGGAATTTCGGAAATGTGTCTTACAAGGCAGATGTCTATAGCTTTGGAATGCTGCTGCTTGAGATGgtaggaggaaggaagaatatTGGTTCAACCACGGATAACACTACAAATGAAATCTACTATCCACAGTGGATTTATAATCTTCTAGAGGAAGGGGATGACCTACGAATCCATATTGGGCAAGAAGAAGATCGTAAAATTCCAAAGAAACTTTCTATTATAGGGTTATGGTGTATCCAATGGCACCCGTCGGATCGTCCTTCCATGAAAACAGTCGTTCAGATGttagaaggaggaggagaaagctTAACCATACCGCCTAATCCCTTCATGCCTACTGGTCCTACAACTAGAAATGCAAGACGCCTAGAGCTAGAAGTAATTGCTGAATTAGACTAA
- the LOC126612227 gene encoding rust resistance kinase Lr10-like isoform X3, giving the protein MQKLIISYFCILLLVFFKLIGASHACLESKCSDDQGAAIHFPLHISRKHHCGNPGLECNVRYEQQILVKLFVKHIDYKRQEIQVYPPSNCLLLKPVEVTNIDYKRQEILVSSPSNLSYSFIRNLTLFSCPTSVARDTYAYQVHCLGDPGSIIYALDSTYQLENLFENLQSCSKMYDVLSGNWDGNGSVLQFKWSKPNCTECEAEGKMCRWKNNGTNSEIECQRVRKPSNTWKLVVTGGILGALLIVLLMIAAYRVYSTDRKEKESRLRIEKFLADYKALKPSRYSYADIKRITNQFKDKLGEGAYGTVFKGMLSSEFFIAVKVLNSSKGDGEEFVNEVRTMGHIHHVNVARLVGFCADGFVRALIYEFFPNGSLQDFISSADSKNSFLGWDKLHDIALGIAKGIEYLHQGCDLRILHFDIKPHNVLLDQNFSPKISDFGLAKLCSKDQSLVSMTTARGTMGYIAPEVFSRNFGNVSYKADVYSFGMLLLEMVGGRKNIGSTTDNTTNEIYYPQWIYNLLEEGDDLRIHIGQEEDRKIPKKLSIIGLWCIQWHPSDRPSMKTVVQMLEGGGESLTIPPNPFMPTGPTTRNARRLELEVIAELD; this is encoded by the exons ATGCAGAAATTGATCATCTCTTACTTTTGCATATTGTTACTGGTTTTCTTCAAACTAATTGGAGCAAGCCATGCGTGCCTGGAATCCAAGTGTAGCGATGATCAAGGCGCAGCTATCCATTTCCCATTGCACATAAGCCGCAAACATCATTGTGGAAATCCTGGGCTTGAATGCAATGTAAGATATGAGCAGCAAATACTAGTAAAATTATTTGTCAAACACATAGATTACAAGCGTCAGGAAATCCAAGTGTATCCCCCAAGTAACTGCCTGCTGCTAAAGCCTGTCGAAGTCACAAACATAGATTACAAGCGCCAGGAAATCCTAGTGTCTTCCCCAAGTAACTTGTCATATTCTTTCATCAGAAACTTAACCTTATTCAGTTGTCCTACTTCTGTTGCAAGAGATACATATGCGTATCAAGTCCACTGCCTCGGTGACCCTGGCAGCATAATTTATGCCCTTGATTCTACATATCAATTAGAAAATCTCTTCGAGAATCTACAATCTTGTTCAAAGATGTATGATGTTTTATCTGGCAATTGGGACGGTAATGGTTCTGTTCTTCAATTCAAATGGTCAAAACCAAATTGTACAGAATGTGAAGCAGAGGGAAAGATGTGTAGATGGAAGAACAATGGCACCAACAGTGAAATTGAATGTCAACGCGTGAGGAAACCAA GCAACACATGGAAATTAGTGGTTACAGGTGGAATTCTGGGTGCTTTGCTTATTGTTCTACTGATGATTGCAGCATATCGGGTATATAGCACTGATAGGAAGGAAAAAGAGAGTCGATTGAGAATTGAAAAATTCTTGGCGGATTATAAAGCACTCAAACCAAGCAGGTATTCGTACGCAGATATTAAGAGGATTACAAATCAATTCAAGGACAAGTTGGGCGAAGGAGCCTATGGAACTGTCTTCAAAGGAATGCTCTCTTCTGAATTTTTTATTGCTGTCAAAGTCCTCAACAGTTCAAAGGGAGATGGGGAAGAGTTCGTAAATGAAGTGCGAACGATGGGTCATATCCACCATGTCAACGTGGCTCGCTTGGTTGGATTTTGTGCTGATGGATTTGTACGAGCTCTTATTTACGAGTTCTTCCCCAATGGTTCCCTGCAGGATTTCATTTCATCTGCAGATAGTAAGAATTCATTTCTTGGTTGGGATAAGCTGCATGATATTGCCCTAGGCATAGCCAAAGGAATTGaatatcttcaccaaggatgcGATCTACGAATCCTGCATTTCGATATCAAGCCCCATAATGTGTTGCTAGACCAAAACTTCAGTCCAAAAATTTCTGATTTTGGTTTGGCCAAGTTATGTTCCAAGGATCAAAGCTTGGTGTCCATGACTACAGCTAGGGGGACCATGGGCTATATTGCACCTGAAGTGTTCTCCAGGAATTTCGGAAATGTGTCTTACAAGGCAGATGTCTATAGCTTTGGAATGCTGCTGCTTGAGATGgtaggaggaaggaagaatatTGGTTCAACCACGGATAACACTACAAATGAAATCTACTATCCACAGTGGATTTATAATCTTCTAGAGGAAGGGGATGACCTACGAATCCATATTGGGCAAGAAGAAGATCGTAAAATTCCAAAGAAACTTTCTATTATAGGGTTATGGTGTATCCAATGGCACCCGTCGGATCGTCCTTCCATGAAAACAGTCGTTCAGATGttagaaggaggaggagaaagctTAACCATACCGCCTAATCCCTTCATGCCTACTGGTCCTACAACTAGAAATGCAAGACGCCTAGAGCTAGAAGTAATTGCTGAATTAGACTAA